In Xanthomonas sp. SI, the following are encoded in one genomic region:
- the rpe gene encoding ribulose-phosphate 3-epimerase, protein MSDCIISPSILSADFARLGEEVDNVLKAGADWIHFDVMDNHYVPNLTIGPMVCQALRKHGVTAPIDVHLMVEPVDRLIPDFAEAGASLISFHPEASRHVHRTIQLIKSHGCKAGLVLNPATPVDILDWVLDDLDLVLVMSVNPGFGGQAFIPSALDKLRAIRARIDASGKPIRLEIDGGVKPDNIAAIAAAGADTFVAGSAIFNAPDYAAVIAQMRAAVAAR, encoded by the coding sequence ATGTCCGATTGCATCATCTCCCCGTCCATCCTTTCCGCCGATTTCGCCCGCCTCGGCGAGGAAGTGGACAACGTCCTCAAGGCCGGCGCCGACTGGATCCATTTCGACGTGATGGACAACCATTACGTGCCGAACCTGACCATCGGCCCGATGGTGTGCCAGGCGCTGCGCAAGCACGGCGTCACCGCGCCGATCGACGTGCACCTGATGGTCGAGCCGGTGGACCGGCTGATCCCGGATTTCGCCGAGGCCGGCGCCAGCCTCATCAGCTTCCACCCCGAGGCCAGCCGCCACGTGCACCGCACGATCCAGCTGATCAAGTCGCACGGCTGCAAGGCCGGGCTGGTGCTCAACCCGGCCACGCCGGTGGACATCCTCGACTGGGTGCTCGACGACCTGGACCTGGTGCTGGTGATGTCGGTCAATCCGGGCTTCGGCGGGCAGGCCTTCATCCCGTCGGCGCTGGACAAGCTGCGCGCGATCCGCGCCAGGATCGACGCCAGCGGCAAGCCGATCCGGCTGGAGATCGACGGCGGGGTCAAGCCCGACAACATCGCCGCGATCGCCGCCGCCGGTGCCGACACCTTCGTCGCCGGCTCGGCCATCTTCAACGCGCCCGACTATGCCGCGGTGATCGCGCAGATGCGGGCTGCGGTGGCGGCGCGCTGA
- a CDS encoding DnaJ domain-containing protein, whose amino-acid sequence MHWYGKLLGAIAGALLFRPNPVFGAVLGLLVGHAFDADWFKLGQRDDPYRELGVRRDATDAEIELAYRRLISQYHPDKVAGASPELRARAEKKASQLNTAYDRIRTLRKR is encoded by the coding sequence ATGCACTGGTACGGAAAACTGCTCGGCGCCATCGCCGGGGCGCTGCTGTTCCGGCCCAATCCGGTGTTCGGCGCGGTGCTGGGGCTGCTGGTCGGGCACGCCTTCGATGCTGACTGGTTCAAGCTCGGCCAGCGCGACGACCCCTACCGCGAACTGGGCGTGCGCCGCGACGCCACCGACGCCGAGATCGAACTGGCCTACCGCCGGCTGATCTCCCAGTACCACCCCGACAAGGTCGCCGGCGCCAGCCCGGAGCTGCGTGCGCGGGCCGAGAAGAAGGCCAGCCAGCTCAACACCGCCTACGACCGTATCCGCACCCTGCGCAAGCGCTGA
- a CDS encoding phosphoribosylaminoimidazolesuccinocarboxamide synthase, which translates to MSTTLLQSDLPGLPLRHRGKVRDVFDIPRDRLPADAPPGDYLLMVATDRLSAFDVVLPDPIPGKGEMLCQVSNFWFKKTEHLMPNHLTGIDVAAVLPAGVDAALYARRAVVTKKLKPVPVEAIARGYLIGSGWKDYQRTGKVSGIELPDGLRQAEKLAEPIFTPSTKAAVGDHDENIDFDAMVKTVGAELAERVRDATLRIYRFAADFAAECGILLADTKFEFGTDADGRLYIMDEILTPDSSRYWPADEYQVGTSPPSYDKQFVRDYLETLDWGKTAPGPSLPQDVIDRTRAKYAEALQRLAGISID; encoded by the coding sequence GTGTCCACCACGCTGTTGCAATCCGATCTGCCCGGCCTGCCGTTGCGTCACCGGGGCAAGGTCCGCGACGTATTCGATATTCCCCGCGACCGCCTGCCTGCCGACGCCCCGCCCGGGGACTACCTGCTGATGGTCGCCACCGACCGCCTGTCCGCGTTCGACGTGGTGCTGCCCGACCCGATTCCCGGCAAGGGCGAGATGCTGTGCCAGGTTTCCAACTTCTGGTTCAAGAAGACCGAGCACCTGATGCCCAACCACCTGACCGGCATCGACGTGGCCGCGGTGTTGCCCGCCGGCGTGGACGCGGCGCTGTACGCCCGGCGCGCGGTGGTGACCAAGAAGCTCAAGCCGGTGCCGGTGGAAGCGATCGCCCGCGGCTACCTGATCGGCAGCGGCTGGAAGGACTACCAGCGCACCGGCAAGGTCAGCGGCATCGAGCTGCCCGACGGCCTGCGCCAGGCCGAGAAACTGGCCGAGCCGATCTTCACCCCTTCGACCAAGGCCGCGGTCGGCGACCACGACGAGAACATCGACTTCGACGCGATGGTCAAGACCGTCGGCGCCGAACTGGCCGAGCGCGTGCGCGACGCCACCCTGCGCATCTACCGCTTCGCCGCCGACTTCGCCGCCGAATGCGGCATCCTGCTGGCCGACACCAAGTTCGAATTCGGCACCGACGCCGACGGTCGCCTGTACATCATGGACGAGATACTGACCCCGGATTCCTCGCGCTACTGGCCGGCCGACGAGTACCAAGTGGGCACCAGCCCGCCGAGCTACGACAAGCAGTTCGTGCGCGACTACCTGGAGACGCTGGACTGGGGCAAGACCGCGCCCGGCCCCAGCCTGCCGCAGGACGTGATCGACCGCACCCGCGCCAAATACGCCGAAGCGCTGCAGCGGCTGGCGGGGATTTCGATCGACTGA
- a CDS encoding MFS transporter — MSAAAAASPPGFSGYQKAVAGMLAFLQFAVILDFMLMSPLGATIMPALRIGPAQFGLVVSAYAFSAAISGLLTAGFADRFDRKRILLFFYAGFIVGTAWCGLAQSFHSLLLARIVTGLFGGVIGSVVLAIAADLFPAQQRGRVMGLIQTAFAASQVLGIPIGLSLSNRWDWHAPFLAMAGLGLLAGLVVAWRLQPVTEHLHAPREHGAWRHLLHTFAVPRHLPAFAATALLSIGGFMLMPFGSAFIVGNLGIDLHSLPTIYLITGLCAIVFGPMIGRATDSFGILRVFTFGTLASIVMVLVYTHLVRASLPLLIVVNVLLFAAIFSRMIPFQALAASVPSVAQRGAFNAIGASVQQLSGGLASLIAGHIVSIGADGRLQHFEVVGYVVVAVSLVAWFLLRGLQRDMQRESSLPRAAAG; from the coding sequence ATGAGCGCGGCGGCCGCGGCGTCCCCGCCGGGCTTCAGCGGCTACCAGAAGGCGGTGGCGGGCATGCTGGCGTTCCTGCAGTTCGCCGTCATACTCGACTTCATGCTGATGTCGCCGCTGGGCGCGACGATCATGCCGGCGCTGCGCATCGGCCCGGCCCAGTTCGGGCTGGTGGTCTCCGCGTATGCGTTCAGCGCCGCCATTTCCGGACTGCTGACCGCCGGCTTCGCCGACCGCTTCGACCGCAAGAGGATCCTGCTGTTCTTCTACGCCGGCTTCATCGTCGGCACCGCGTGGTGCGGCCTGGCGCAGAGCTTCCACAGCCTGCTGCTGGCGCGCATCGTCACCGGCCTGTTCGGCGGCGTGATCGGCTCGGTGGTGCTGGCCATCGCCGCCGACCTGTTCCCCGCGCAGCAGCGCGGGCGGGTGATGGGCTTGATCCAGACCGCCTTCGCGGCCAGCCAGGTGCTGGGCATCCCCATCGGCCTGTCCCTGTCCAACCGCTGGGACTGGCATGCGCCGTTCCTGGCGATGGCCGGGCTCGGCCTGCTCGCCGGCCTGGTCGTGGCCTGGCGGCTGCAGCCGGTCACCGAGCACCTGCATGCGCCGCGCGAACACGGCGCATGGCGGCACCTGCTGCACACCTTCGCCGTGCCGCGGCACCTGCCCGCGTTCGCGGCGACCGCGCTGTTGAGCATCGGCGGCTTCATGCTGATGCCGTTCGGCAGCGCCTTCATCGTCGGCAACCTCGGCATCGACCTGCACAGCCTGCCCACCATCTACCTGATCACCGGACTGTGCGCGATCGTGTTCGGCCCGATGATCGGCCGCGCGACCGACAGCTTCGGCATCCTGCGCGTGTTCACCTTCGGCACGCTCGCCTCGATCGTCATGGTGCTGGTCTACACCCACCTGGTGCGGGCGTCGCTGCCGCTGCTGATCGTGGTCAACGTGCTGCTGTTCGCAGCGATCTTCTCGCGCATGATCCCGTTCCAGGCGCTGGCCGCCTCGGTGCCGTCGGTGGCGCAGCGCGGCGCCTTCAACGCCATCGGCGCCTCCGTGCAGCAACTGTCCGGCGGCCTGGCATCGCTGATCGCCGGGCACATCGTCAGCATCGGCGCCGACGGCAGGCTGCAGCACTTCGAGGTCGTCGGCTATGTAGTGGTGGCGGTGTCCCTGGTCGCCTGGTTCCTGCTCCGCGGGCTGCAGCGCGACATGCAGCGCGAGTCGAGCTTGCCGCGAGCCGCCGCAGGCTGA
- a CDS encoding 4Fe-4S binding protein, whose amino-acid sequence MKPLHDAMTVCRQAPGAVRPSVDLARCEGKGECVAVCPEQVFELRRIDAPDYRRLGLLHRFKLRVHGMRVAYAPNADACRGCGLCVAACPEQAITLRRGVPA is encoded by the coding sequence GTGAAGCCACTGCACGATGCGATGACGGTGTGCCGGCAGGCGCCGGGTGCGGTGCGGCCGAGCGTCGACTTGGCGCGCTGCGAGGGCAAGGGCGAGTGCGTCGCGGTGTGCCCGGAGCAGGTGTTCGAACTGCGCCGCATCGACGCGCCCGACTATCGCCGCCTGGGCCTGTTGCACCGGTTCAAGCTGCGCGTGCACGGCATGCGCGTGGCCTATGCGCCGAACGCCGACGCCTGCCGTGGCTGTGGCCTGTGCGTGGCCGCCTGCCCGGAGCAGGCGATCACGCTGCGCCGCGGGGTGCCGGCATGA
- a CDS encoding sigma-70 family RNA polymerase sigma factor, translating to MSPSNPAPETDRAIAATVLHERSRLGNFIRRRVLDRAEAEDILQDVLSEFVQAYRLPAPIEQASAWLFQVARNRIIDRFRKRQAQPPDRHLDEGADVADDDDTLRLDLALPAPGGGPDAAYARTRLLLALQQALDELPENQSEVFVAHEFEGRSFKQMAADSGVAINTLLARKRYAVLYLRARLQTAYDELEF from the coding sequence ATGAGCCCATCGAATCCAGCGCCCGAGACCGACCGCGCCATCGCCGCGACGGTCCTGCACGAGCGCTCCAGGCTCGGCAACTTCATCCGCCGCCGCGTGCTCGACCGCGCCGAGGCCGAGGACATCCTGCAGGACGTGCTCTCCGAGTTCGTGCAGGCCTACCGGCTTCCCGCGCCGATCGAGCAGGCCAGCGCCTGGCTGTTCCAGGTCGCGCGCAACCGCATCATCGACCGCTTCCGCAAGCGCCAGGCGCAGCCGCCGGACAGACATCTCGACGAGGGCGCCGACGTTGCCGACGACGACGACACGCTGCGCCTGGATCTGGCGCTGCCGGCGCCTGGCGGCGGGCCGGACGCCGCCTATGCGCGCACGCGCTTGCTGCTGGCCTTGCAGCAGGCGCTGGACGAATTGCCGGAAAACCAGAGCGAGGTATTCGTGGCCCACGAATTCGAGGGCCGCAGTTTCAAGCAGATGGCCGCCGACAGCGGCGTCGCGATCAACACCTTGTTGGCGCGCAAGCGCTACGCCGTGCTGTACCTGCGCGCGCGCCTGCAAACGGCTTACGACGAACTCGAATTCTGA
- a CDS encoding Mpo1-like protein: MDTTAYARPIDRYFASYSDDHRNVANQRIHVLAVPAILWSVVALLWCIPVGGSLFQSGLWAALGMFAAWMFYNRLSRPLGYGMLAAFFFCGCLCRLLEARLGLHGLLWLAIGVFVAAWITQFVGHKLEGHKPSFLTDLVYLLIGPAWVLAKLYRRMGWRY, encoded by the coding sequence ATGGATACCACCGCCTACGCGCGCCCGATCGACCGCTATTTCGCCAGCTATTCCGACGATCACCGCAACGTCGCCAACCAGCGCATCCATGTGCTGGCGGTACCGGCGATCCTGTGGTCGGTGGTGGCGCTGCTGTGGTGCATCCCGGTCGGCGGCAGCTTGTTCCAGAGCGGGCTGTGGGCGGCACTGGGCATGTTCGCGGCGTGGATGTTCTACAACCGGCTGTCGCGGCCGCTGGGCTACGGCATGCTGGCCGCGTTCTTCTTCTGCGGTTGCCTGTGCCGGCTGCTGGAGGCGCGTCTGGGCCTGCACGGCCTGCTGTGGCTGGCCATCGGCGTGTTCGTGGCGGCCTGGATCACGCAGTTCGTCGGGCACAAGCTGGAAGGCCACAAACCCAGCTTCCTGACCGACTTGGTGTACCTGCTGATCGGGCCGGCCTGGGTGCTGGCCAAGCTCTATCGGCGCATGGGCTGGCGCTACTGA
- a CDS encoding NAD-dependent epimerase/dehydratase family protein, producing the protein MTDAPPVTAAAATTPTPTAGARVALLFGGSGQIGERLLHGLLAAGWQVHAFSRTPQAPRDGLHWHPGELSQLQAPPVQAEAIFSCGPLDAFADWYRRTPLRASRVVAFGSTSLEVKRDSLDAAERDVARRLREAEAVLFAAAAERGAAVTVLRPTLVYGAGRDRTLSAIATLARRSGWFVLPRSARGLRQPVHVQDLADAALAVLAHPATHGRSYALGGGEVLSYREMVRRVLAALQPPARLLSLPHALFALALRIAHAGGRLRGMNRAALQRMGEDLVFDLTPAQRDFGYAPRAFAPDAAMLGEPR; encoded by the coding sequence ATGACCGATGCGCCTCCTGTCACCGCTGCCGCCGCCACGACGCCTACGCCCACCGCGGGAGCGCGCGTGGCGCTGCTGTTCGGCGGCAGCGGCCAGATCGGCGAGCGCCTGCTGCACGGTCTGCTCGCCGCCGGCTGGCAGGTGCATGCGTTCTCGCGCACGCCGCAAGCGCCGCGCGACGGCCTGCACTGGCACCCGGGCGAATTGAGCCAGCTGCAGGCGCCGCCGGTGCAGGCCGAGGCGATCTTCAGCTGCGGCCCGCTGGATGCGTTCGCCGACTGGTACCGGCGCACGCCGTTGCGCGCTTCGCGCGTGGTCGCGTTCGGTTCCACCAGCCTGGAGGTCAAGCGCGATTCGCTGGACGCCGCCGAACGCGACGTCGCCCGGCGCCTGCGCGAGGCCGAGGCGGTCCTGTTCGCGGCTGCGGCCGAACGCGGCGCCGCGGTGACCGTGCTGCGCCCGACGCTCGTCTACGGCGCCGGCCGCGACCGCACGCTGAGCGCGATCGCCACGCTGGCGCGGCGCAGCGGCTGGTTCGTGCTGCCGCGCAGCGCGCGCGGCCTGCGCCAGCCGGTGCATGTGCAGGACCTGGCCGATGCGGCGCTGGCGGTGCTGGCGCATCCGGCCACGCATGGCCGCAGCTATGCGCTGGGCGGCGGCGAAGTGCTCAGCTACCGCGAGATGGTGCGGCGGGTGCTGGCCGCGCTGCAGCCGCCGGCGCGGCTGCTGTCGCTGCCGCACGCCCTGTTCGCGCTGGCCCTGCGCATCGCCCATGCCGGCGGCCGTCTGCGCGGCATGAACCGTGCCGCTCTGCAGCGCATGGGCGAGGACCTGGTGTTCGATCTGACGCCGGCGCAGCGCGATTTCGGCTACGCGCCGCGCGCCTTCGCCCCGGATGCGGCGATGCTGGGCGAGCCGCGCTGA
- a CDS encoding monovalent cation/H+ antiporter subunit A, translated as MIPVLDILLALPFLMAAAVIALRHRSRATLAWVAAAAPLAGLIVLGTLTPTVLGGGIVRADHAWLPQIGLQFSLRLDGLAWMFAGLVLAIGALVVMYAHYYLSARENAARFYGYLLLFMGAMLGMVIAGNLLLLMVFWELTSISSFLLIGFWSHRKDARDGARMALVITGGGGLALLGGVLLLGRIVGSYQLDAVLAAGDAIRASALYPWALGLILLGIFTKSAQFPFHFWLPHAMAAPTPVSAYLHSATMVKAGVFLLARLHPALAGSDLFFYTVSGIGAITLLAGAWLAIFQHDLKGLLAYSTISHLGLITMLFGLSTPMAVVAGVFHILNHAVFKASLFMAAGIIDHETHTRDMRRLGNLRRWMPFTSALAIIASLSMAGIPLLNGFLSKEMFFAQALDAGGPAAMRVFTATAALLAGVFGVAYSLRFVYETFFGSGPRQLQAMPHEPPRWMRIPVDILVLLCVAVGVVPALTVAPVLRTAARSILGEALPDYSLAVWHGWNAPLAMSLAGVVGGVALYFGLRRLTALYTEVRRSLGKRVFHWQVDALFGIAARFTRLLTNGSLQRSLRWLLLSAVVVAAAPFVAAPPLWSQWPAPQPMPLLGWALWLLIVSCALATLFLYRQRLLAVLVIGGSGLGVSLVFVFLSAPDLALTQLLVEMVTLVLMLLAMNYLPKASPVEPQRWRKLRDAALAIAAGTGMALLAYSVMTRPAATMAGELLQRALPQAYGRNVVNVILVDFRGFDTFGEITVFGIAALVVHALLRRARMAPEKVMPGPPIKLPVPADLAQLMFPLTLTVSIFLFLRGHNAPGGGFIAGLVLAVPLLIQYVIQGAASVESRFGFDYIRCIGLGLLLAALSGMASMLFGVPFLTSGHYDLYVPLIGDIPLASALGFDTGVYLVVFGGTMLTLSMMGTIKPSRTRESQRGEIDPAQRSARTGEMR; from the coding sequence ATGATCCCCGTTCTGGACATCCTGCTGGCCTTGCCGTTCCTGATGGCGGCGGCCGTCATTGCCCTGCGCCACCGTTCGCGCGCCACGCTGGCCTGGGTCGCCGCGGCGGCGCCGTTGGCCGGGCTGATCGTGCTCGGCACGCTGACCCCGACCGTGCTCGGCGGCGGCATCGTGCGCGCCGACCACGCCTGGCTGCCGCAGATCGGCCTGCAGTTCTCGCTGCGCCTGGACGGGCTGGCGTGGATGTTCGCCGGGCTGGTGCTGGCGATCGGCGCGCTGGTGGTGATGTACGCCCACTACTACCTCAGCGCGCGCGAGAACGCGGCGCGCTTCTACGGCTACCTGCTGCTGTTCATGGGCGCGATGCTGGGCATGGTGATCGCCGGCAATCTGCTGTTGCTGATGGTGTTCTGGGAACTGACCAGCATCAGCTCGTTCCTGCTGATCGGGTTCTGGTCGCACCGCAAGGATGCGCGCGACGGCGCGCGCATGGCGCTGGTGATCACCGGCGGCGGCGGCCTGGCGCTGCTCGGCGGCGTGCTGCTGCTCGGGCGCATCGTCGGCAGTTACCAGCTCGATGCGGTGCTCGCCGCCGGCGATGCGATCCGCGCCAGCGCGCTGTATCCGTGGGCGCTGGGGCTGATCCTGCTCGGCATCTTCACCAAGAGCGCGCAGTTCCCGTTCCATTTCTGGCTGCCGCATGCGATGGCGGCGCCGACGCCGGTGTCGGCGTATCTGCACTCGGCAACGATGGTCAAGGCCGGCGTGTTCCTGCTGGCGCGGCTGCATCCGGCGCTGGCCGGCAGCGACCTGTTCTTCTACACGGTCAGCGGCATCGGCGCGATCACCCTGCTGGCCGGCGCCTGGCTGGCGATCTTCCAGCACGACCTGAAAGGCCTGCTGGCGTATTCGACGATCTCGCACCTGGGCCTGATCACCATGCTGTTCGGGCTGTCCACGCCGATGGCGGTGGTGGCCGGGGTGTTCCACATCCTCAACCACGCGGTGTTCAAGGCCTCGCTGTTCATGGCCGCCGGCATCATCGACCACGAGACGCATACCCGCGATATGCGCCGGCTCGGCAACCTGCGCCGCTGGATGCCGTTCACCAGCGCACTGGCGATCATCGCCTCGCTGTCGATGGCCGGCATCCCGCTGCTCAACGGTTTCCTGTCGAAAGAGATGTTCTTCGCGCAGGCGCTGGACGCCGGCGGGCCGGCGGCGATGCGCGTGTTCACCGCCACCGCGGCGCTGCTGGCCGGCGTGTTCGGCGTCGCCTACAGCCTGCGCTTCGTCTACGAGACGTTTTTCGGCAGCGGCCCACGGCAACTGCAGGCGATGCCGCACGAGCCGCCGCGCTGGATGAGAATCCCGGTGGACATCCTGGTGCTGCTGTGCGTGGCGGTCGGCGTGGTACCGGCGCTGACCGTGGCGCCTGTGCTGCGCACCGCCGCGCGCTCCATCCTCGGCGAGGCGCTGCCCGACTACAGCCTGGCGGTATGGCATGGCTGGAACGCGCCGCTGGCGATGAGCCTCGCCGGCGTGGTCGGCGGCGTGGCGCTGTATTTCGGCCTGCGCCGGCTGACCGCGCTGTACACCGAGGTGCGCCGCTCGCTGGGCAAGCGCGTGTTCCACTGGCAGGTGGACGCGCTGTTCGGCATCGCCGCGCGCTTCACCCGCCTGCTGACCAACGGCAGCCTGCAGCGCAGCCTGCGCTGGCTGCTGCTGAGCGCGGTGGTGGTCGCGGCGGCGCCGTTCGTCGCCGCACCGCCGCTATGGAGCCAGTGGCCGGCGCCGCAACCGATGCCGCTGCTGGGCTGGGCGCTGTGGCTGCTGATCGTCAGCTGCGCGCTGGCGACGCTGTTTTTGTACCGGCAGCGCCTGCTGGCGGTGCTGGTGATCGGCGGCAGCGGCCTGGGCGTGAGCCTGGTGTTCGTGTTCCTGTCGGCGCCGGACCTGGCGCTGACCCAGTTGCTGGTGGAGATGGTCACCCTGGTGCTGATGCTGCTGGCGATGAACTACCTGCCCAAGGCCTCGCCGGTGGAGCCGCAGCGCTGGCGCAAGCTGCGCGATGCGGCGCTGGCGATCGCCGCCGGCACCGGCATGGCCTTGCTGGCGTATTCGGTGATGACCCGCCCGGCGGCGACGATGGCCGGCGAGCTGTTGCAGCGCGCGCTGCCGCAGGCCTATGGGCGCAACGTGGTCAACGTGATCCTGGTCGATTTCCGCGGCTTCGATACCTTCGGCGAGATCACCGTGTTCGGCATCGCCGCGCTGGTGGTGCATGCGCTGCTGCGGCGCGCGCGGATGGCGCCTGAGAAAGTGATGCCGGGGCCGCCGATCAAGCTGCCGGTGCCGGCCGACCTGGCGCAGCTGATGTTCCCGCTGACCCTCACCGTGTCGATCTTCCTGTTCCTGCGCGGGCACAACGCGCCCGGCGGCGGCTTCATCGCCGGCCTGGTGCTGGCGGTGCCGCTGCTGATCCAGTACGTGATCCAGGGCGCGGCCTCGGTGGAATCGCGCTTCGGCTTCGACTACATCCGCTGCATCGGTCTGGGCCTGTTGCTGGCCGCGCTCAGCGGCATGGCTTCGATGCTGTTCGGGGTGCCGTTCCTGACCAGCGGCCACTACGACCTCTACGTCCCGCTGATCGGCGACATCCCGCTGGCCAGCGCACTGGGCTTCGATACCGGCGTGTACCTGGTCGTGTTCGGCGGCACCATGCTGACCTTGTCGATGATGGGCACGATCAAGCCCTCGCGCACGCGCGAGTCGCAGCGCGGCGAGATCGATCCGGCACAACGTTCGGCCCGCACCGGGGAGATGCGCTGA
- a CDS encoding Na+/H+ antiporter subunit C, giving the protein MELALASAIGVLTAVGVYLLLRARSFDVILGMTVLSYATNLLIFAGGRLVQGKAPVLREGVAPTLADYTDPLPQALVLTAIVIAFAMTAVSIVLAMRSRGDNRSDHVDARVDHDGDSAL; this is encoded by the coding sequence ATGGAACTGGCATTGGCGAGCGCGATCGGCGTGCTGACCGCGGTCGGCGTGTACCTGCTGCTGCGCGCGCGCAGCTTCGACGTGATCCTGGGCATGACCGTGCTGTCCTACGCCACCAACCTGCTGATCTTCGCCGGCGGACGGCTGGTGCAGGGCAAGGCGCCGGTACTGCGCGAGGGCGTCGCGCCGACCCTGGCCGACTACACCGACCCGCTGCCGCAGGCGCTGGTGCTGACCGCGATCGTGATCGCCTTCGCGATGACCGCGGTCAGCATCGTGCTGGCGATGCGCAGCCGCGGCGACAACCGTAGCGACCACGTCGATGCGCGCGTCGATCACGACGGCGACAGCGCGCTATGA
- a CDS encoding monovalent cation/H+ antiporter subunit D, with amino-acid sequence MNHLVILPILIPLLGAALSLFVEHRRYGRHVRRAVAWTAMAALAAAVIALFVRAGDGQVQVYLLGDWPSRLGIALMADRLSAWMLLTTTLLAAACLLHACAGWDRRAPHFHALFQFQLVGLNGAFLTGDVFNLFVFFEVMLIASYGLLLSGGRGLRLRVGFHYVVFNVTSSTLFLIALGLLYALLGSLNMAELSQRIAQAPPENLRLIKATFGLLLLVFCAKAALLPLYLWLPETYARAPAPVAALFVIMTKVGLYAVLRVSTLILGNQAQALDGYGRAWLLWLGIGTLLLAALGVLAAVRLRVLVGYLVIVSAATLFIAFALDAPGTLGAGLYYLAHSSFVAAALFLIADLIRRRRGDASDRKEVIAPLPGKTVPGVLFLIAAVSVAGLPPLSGFLAKVAILSATPAANAGPVWAAVLLSSLMVIMGLTRAGVRLFWRVPGDQHIDDDGIEQSPPPQPRKARARPLETAATLLLLGYGVAMTIAAGPMLRYTEAAAAQLLRPADYATQLRAVAPALREP; translated from the coding sequence ATGAACCATCTGGTGATCCTGCCGATCCTGATCCCGCTGCTCGGTGCGGCCCTGTCGCTGTTTGTGGAGCACCGCCGCTACGGGCGCCACGTGCGCCGCGCGGTGGCCTGGACCGCGATGGCGGCGCTGGCCGCGGCGGTGATCGCGCTGTTCGTGCGCGCCGGCGACGGCCAAGTGCAGGTCTACCTGCTCGGCGACTGGCCGTCGCGGCTGGGCATCGCGCTGATGGCCGACCGCCTGTCGGCGTGGATGCTGTTGACCACCACCCTGCTCGCCGCGGCCTGCCTGCTGCACGCCTGCGCCGGCTGGGACCGGCGCGCGCCGCACTTCCATGCGCTGTTCCAGTTCCAGCTGGTCGGGCTCAACGGCGCGTTCCTGACCGGCGACGTGTTCAACCTGTTCGTGTTCTTCGAGGTGATGCTGATCGCCTCCTACGGCCTGCTGCTCAGCGGCGGGCGCGGCCTGCGCCTGCGCGTGGGCTTCCACTACGTGGTGTTCAACGTCACCTCCTCCACGTTGTTCCTGATCGCCCTGGGTCTGCTGTACGCGCTGCTCGGCTCGTTGAACATGGCCGAGCTGTCGCAGCGCATCGCGCAGGCGCCGCCGGAGAACCTGCGCCTGATCAAGGCCACCTTTGGCCTGTTGCTGCTGGTGTTCTGCGCCAAGGCCGCGCTGCTGCCGCTGTACCTGTGGCTGCCGGAAACCTATGCGCGCGCGCCGGCGCCGGTGGCGGCGCTGTTCGTGATCATGACCAAGGTCGGGCTGTACGCGGTGCTGCGGGTGAGCACGCTGATCCTCGGCAACCAGGCGCAGGCATTGGACGGCTACGGCCGCGCATGGCTGCTGTGGCTGGGCATCGGCACGCTGCTGCTGGCCGCGCTCGGAGTGCTGGCCGCGGTGCGCCTGCGGGTGCTGGTTGGCTACCTGGTGATCGTGTCGGCGGCGACGCTGTTCATCGCCTTCGCGCTGGACGCGCCGGGCACGCTCGGGGCTGGCCTGTACTACCTGGCGCACAGCAGCTTCGTCGCCGCGGCGCTGTTCCTGATTGCAGACCTGATCCGGCGCCGCCGCGGCGACGCCAGCGACCGCAAGGAAGTGATCGCGCCGCTGCCGGGCAAGACAGTGCCCGGCGTGCTGTTCCTGATCGCCGCGGTGTCGGTGGCGGGGTTGCCGCCGCTGTCCGGGTTCCTGGCCAAGGTCGCGATCCTCAGTGCCACGCCCGCGGCCAACGCCGGCCCGGTGTGGGCCGCGGTGCTGCTCAGCAGCCTGATGGTGATCATGGGCCTGACCCGCGCCGGCGTACGCCTGTTCTGGCGCGTGCCGGGCGACCAGCACATAGACGACGACGGCATCGAACAATCGCCGCCGCCACAGCCGCGCAAGGCACGCGCACGACCGCTGGAAACCGCGGCGACGCTGCTGCTGCTCGGCTACGGCGTGGCGATGACCATCGCCGCCGGGCCGATGCTGCGCTATACCGAGGCCGCCGCCGCGCAGTTGCTGCGTCCGGCCGATTACGCCACCCAGCTGCGCGCCGTCGCGCCAGCGCTGCGGGAGCCCTGA